One part of the Aliivibrio fischeri ATCC 7744 = JCM 18803 = DSM 507 genome encodes these proteins:
- the rplB gene encoding 50S ribosomal protein L2, with translation MAIVKCKPTSPGRRHVVKIVNADLHKGKPYAPLLEKNSKNGGRNNNGRITVRHVGGGHKQHYRLIDFKRTKDGIPAVVERLEYDPNRSANIALVLFADGERRYIIAPKGIQAGDTVQSGVDAPIKAGNCLPLRNIPVGSTVHCVELKPGKGAQIARSAGAYAQIIARDGAYVTLRLRSGEMRKVLSEGRATIGEVGNSEHMLRELGKAGATRWRGVRPTVRGVAMNPVDHPHGGGEGRTSGGRHPVSPWGMPTKGFKTRKNKSTDKYIVRRRNK, from the coding sequence ATGGCTATTGTTAAATGTAAGCCGACTTCCCCTGGTCGTCGTCACGTTGTTAAAATCGTTAACGCTGACCTACACAAGGGTAAACCATACGCACCACTTCTAGAGAAAAACTCTAAGAACGGTGGTCGTAACAATAACGGTCGTATCACAGTACGTCACGTTGGTGGTGGTCACAAGCAACACTACCGTCTAATTGACTTTAAACGTACAAAAGATGGCATTCCAGCTGTTGTTGAACGTTTAGAATACGATCCAAACCGTAGTGCAAACATTGCACTAGTTCTGTTCGCAGACGGTGAGCGTCGTTACATTATCGCACCAAAAGGCATTCAAGCTGGCGATACAGTACAATCAGGTGTTGATGCGCCAATCAAAGCAGGTAACTGCTTACCATTGCGCAACATCCCAGTAGGTTCTACTGTTCACTGTGTTGAATTAAAACCTGGTAAGGGCGCGCAAATCGCACGTTCTGCTGGTGCTTATGCACAGATCATTGCACGTGATGGCGCTTACGTTACATTACGTCTACGTTCTGGTGAGATGCGTAAAGTTCTTTCTGAAGGTCGTGCGACTATCGGTGAAGTTGGTAACTCTGAACACATGCTACGTGAGCTAGGTAAAGCTGGTGCTACACGCTGGCGCGGTGTTCGTCCAACAGTTCGCGGTGTTGCAATGAACCCAGTTGATCACCCACACGGTGGTGGTGAAGGTCGTACATCAGGCGGTCGTCACCCAGTATCACCATGGGGTATGCCAACTAAAGGCTTCAAGACTCGTAAGAACAAATCTACTGACAAGTACATTGTACGTCGTCGTAACAAATAA
- the rpsG gene encoding 30S ribosomal protein S7, with protein sequence MPRRRVIGQRKILPDPKFKSELLAKFVNIVMVDGKKSTAEKIVYGALDLMAEKSGKDHLAVFEEALENVRPAVEVKSRRVGGSTYQVPVEVRPVRRNALAMRWMVEAARKRGEKSMAQRLANEMLDASENKGTAVKKREDVHRMADANKAFAHYRW encoded by the coding sequence ATGCCACGTCGTCGCGTAATTGGTCAGCGTAAGATCCTTCCAGATCCTAAGTTCAAATCTGAGCTGCTGGCAAAATTTGTAAACATCGTAATGGTTGACGGTAAGAAATCAACTGCTGAAAAAATCGTTTACGGTGCACTAGATCTTATGGCTGAGAAGTCTGGTAAAGACCACTTAGCTGTATTTGAAGAAGCTCTTGAAAATGTTCGTCCTGCGGTAGAAGTTAAATCTCGCCGTGTGGGTGGTTCAACTTACCAAGTGCCTGTAGAAGTACGTCCGGTTCGCCGTAACGCACTTGCTATGCGTTGGATGGTTGAAGCTGCGCGTAAGCGTGGTGAAAAATCTATGGCTCAACGTCTTGCTAACGAAATGTTAGACGCGTCTGAGAACAAAGGTACTGCGGTTAAGAAACGTGAAGACGTTCACCGTATGGCTGATGCTAACAAAGCATTCGCTCATTACCGCTGGTAA
- the rpsL gene encoding 30S ribosomal protein S12 produces the protein MATINQLVRKPRAKQVVKSNVPALEACPQKRGVCTRVYTTTPKKPNSALRKVCRVRLTNGFEVTSYIGGEGHNLQEHSVVLIRGGRVKDLPGVRYHTVRGALDCAGVNDRKKGRSKYGVKRPKS, from the coding sequence ATGGCAACTATTAACCAGTTGGTACGTAAGCCTCGTGCAAAGCAAGTTGTTAAAAGCAACGTGCCTGCGCTAGAAGCGTGTCCACAAAAACGTGGTGTATGTACTCGTGTTTACACTACTACACCAAAAAAACCGAACTCAGCTTTACGTAAAGTATGTCGTGTTCGTCTAACTAACGGCTTTGAAGTTACTTCATACATCGGCGGTGAAGGTCACAACCTTCAAGAGCACTCAGTTGTTCTTATCCGTGGTGGTCGTGTTAAAGATTTACCAGGTGTGCGTTACCACACTGTTCGCGGTGCACTTGACTGTGCAGGCGTAAATGACCGTAAGAAAGGTCGTTCTAAGTACGGTGTGAAACGTCCTAAGTCTTAA
- the fusA gene encoding elongation factor G: MARNTPIERYRNIGICAHVDAGKTTTTERILFYTGLSHKIGEVHDGAATMDWMEQEQERGITITSAATTTFWRGMDAQFQDHRINIIDTPGHVDFTIEVERSLRVLDGAVVVFCGSSGVEPQSETVWRQADKYGVPRIVFVNKMDRAGADFLRVVDQIKNRLGATPVPIQLNIGAEEDFSGVVDLIKMKRINWNEADQGMTFTYEEIPADMQELAEEWRQNLVEAAAEASEELMDKYLEGEELSEAEIKEALRTRTLNNEIVLATCGSAFKNKGVQAVLDAVIEFLPAPVDVPAIKGVDENDNEVERHADDNEPFAALAFKIATDPFVGSLTFMRVYSGVVNTGDAVYNSVKQKRERFGRIVQLHANKREEVKEVRAGDIAAAIGLKDVTTGDTLCDQNAKVILERMEFPEPVIQIAVEPRTQADQEKMGIALGKLAAEDPSFRVETDEESGQTLISGMGELHLDIIVDRMKREFSVECNVGKPQVAYRETIRGTTEVEGKFVRQSGGRGQYGHVWLKIEPSEPDAGFVFVDEIVGGAVPREYISSVAKGIEEQMHNGVLAGYPVLDVKATLFDGSYHDVDSSEMAFKIAGSMAFKKGALEAQPVILEPMMKVEVTTPEDWMGDVVGDLNRRRGMIEGMDDGVAGLKIIRAQVPLSEMFGYATSLRSATQGRASYSMEFAEYGEVSKNIADRIIAERG; the protein is encoded by the coding sequence GTGGCTCGAAATACACCTATTGAGCGCTACCGTAATATCGGTATCTGTGCTCACGTAGATGCAGGTAAAACTACTACTACTGAGCGTATTCTGTTCTATACTGGCCTTTCTCACAAAATCGGCGAAGTTCACGATGGTGCAGCAACCATGGACTGGATGGAGCAAGAGCAAGAGCGTGGTATCACAATTACCTCAGCGGCAACTACCACATTCTGGCGTGGTATGGATGCGCAATTCCAAGATCACCGTATTAATATCATCGATACTCCTGGACACGTTGACTTCACAATCGAAGTGGAACGTTCTTTGCGTGTACTTGATGGTGCAGTTGTTGTGTTCTGTGGCTCGTCTGGTGTTGAACCTCAATCTGAAACTGTATGGCGTCAAGCTGATAAATACGGTGTTCCACGTATCGTGTTCGTTAATAAAATGGACCGTGCTGGTGCAGATTTCTTACGTGTTGTAGATCAAATTAAAAATCGTCTTGGTGCTACTCCTGTTCCAATCCAATTAAACATTGGTGCTGAAGAGGACTTTAGTGGTGTTGTTGACCTTATCAAGATGAAACGAATCAACTGGAATGAAGCCGACCAAGGCATGACCTTCACATACGAAGAAATTCCAGCTGATATGCAAGAGCTTGCTGAAGAATGGCGTCAAAACCTAGTTGAAGCAGCAGCAGAAGCGTCTGAAGAGCTGATGGACAAATACCTTGAAGGTGAAGAACTGTCTGAAGCAGAAATCAAAGAAGCACTACGTACTCGTACATTAAATAACGAAATCGTACTGGCTACTTGTGGTTCAGCGTTTAAAAACAAAGGTGTTCAAGCTGTACTTGATGCTGTTATCGAATTCTTACCTGCACCAGTTGACGTTCCTGCGATCAAAGGTGTGGATGAAAATGATAACGAAGTTGAGCGTCATGCAGACGACAACGAACCGTTTGCTGCACTTGCATTTAAAATTGCAACAGACCCATTTGTTGGTTCATTGACCTTTATGCGTGTTTACTCTGGTGTGGTTAACACAGGTGACGCAGTATATAACTCAGTGAAACAAAAGCGTGAACGTTTTGGACGTATCGTTCAACTTCATGCTAACAAGCGTGAAGAAGTGAAAGAAGTACGTGCTGGTGATATTGCTGCTGCAATCGGCCTTAAAGACGTAACAACAGGTGATACTCTGTGTGACCAAAACGCAAAAGTAATTCTTGAGCGTATGGAATTCCCAGAACCTGTTATTCAGATCGCTGTAGAACCAAGAACACAAGCTGACCAAGAGAAAATGGGTATCGCACTAGGTAAACTAGCGGCAGAAGATCCATCTTTCCGTGTAGAAACTGATGAAGAATCAGGTCAAACACTGATTTCTGGCATGGGTGAGCTACACTTAGATATTATCGTTGATCGTATGAAGCGTGAGTTCAGTGTTGAATGTAACGTAGGTAAGCCTCAAGTGGCATACCGTGAAACTATCCGTGGTACTACGGAAGTTGAAGGCAAATTCGTACGTCAATCTGGTGGTCGCGGTCAATACGGTCACGTATGGCTAAAAATCGAACCATCAGAACCAGATGCTGGTTTCGTTTTTGTTGACGAAATTGTAGGTGGTGCTGTTCCTCGTGAATACATCAGCTCAGTAGCTAAAGGTATCGAAGAGCAAATGCATAACGGCGTGTTGGCAGGTTATCCTGTACTTGACGTTAAAGCTACGCTATTTGATGGCTCATACCACGATGTTGACTCCAGTGAAATGGCGTTCAAGATCGCGGGTTCAATGGCATTCAAGAAAGGTGCACTAGAAGCGCAACCTGTTATTCTTGAGCCAATGATGAAAGTTGAAGTAACCACTCCAGAAGACTGGATGGGTGATGTTGTTGGTGACTTAAACCGTCGCCGCGGCATGATTGAAGGTATGGACGATGGTGTTGCTGGATTGAAAATTATCCGTGCACAAGTTCCGCTTTCAGAAATGTTTGGTTATGCAACATCTCTACGTTCTGCGACTCAAGGTCGTGCGTCTTATTCTATGGAATTCGCCGAATATGGTGAAGTTTCTAAGAATATTGCCGACAGAATCATCGCTGAGCGTGGATAA
- the rpsC gene encoding 30S ribosomal protein S3: protein MGQKVHPNGIRLGIVKPWNATWFASSQEFADNLDGDFKVRQYLTKELKKASLSRIVIERPAKSIRVTIHTARPGVVIGKKGEDVEKLRAGVAKIAGVPAQINIAEVRKPELDGQLVADSIASQLERRVMFRRAMKRAVQNAMRLGAKGIKVEVSGRLGGAEIARSEWYREGRVPLHTLRADIDYATSSAHTQYGVIGVKVWIFKGEVLGGMPAANAVEPKADKPKKQRRSRK from the coding sequence ATGGGTCAAAAAGTACATCCTAATGGTATTCGTCTTGGCATCGTTAAGCCTTGGAATGCTACATGGTTTGCTAGTAGCCAAGAGTTCGCTGACAACCTAGACGGCGACTTCAAGGTACGTCAGTATCTTACTAAAGAACTGAAAAAAGCATCTCTATCACGCATCGTTATCGAGCGTCCTGCTAAGAGCATCCGTGTGACTATTCACACTGCTCGTCCAGGCGTTGTAATCGGTAAGAAAGGTGAAGACGTAGAGAAACTACGCGCAGGCGTAGCAAAAATCGCAGGTGTTCCAGCGCAAATTAACATTGCTGAAGTACGTAAACCTGAGCTTGACGGTCAGCTAGTTGCTGATAGCATCGCGTCTCAACTTGAGCGTCGTGTTATGTTCCGTCGTGCTATGAAGCGTGCTGTACAAAATGCAATGCGTCTTGGCGCTAAAGGCATCAAAGTGGAAGTAAGCGGTCGTCTAGGCGGCGCTGAAATTGCACGTTCTGAGTGGTACCGTGAAGGTCGTGTGCCTCTACATACTCTACGTGCTGACATTGATTACGCAACTTCTTCGGCTCACACTCAATACGGTGTGATCGGCGTTAAAGTTTGGATCTTCAAAGGTGAAGTTCTAGGCGGTATGCCAGCTGCTAACGCAGTAGAGCCTAAGGCTGACAAGCCTAAGAAGCAGCGCAGAAGCCGTAAGTAA
- the rplV gene encoding 50S ribosomal protein L22 codes for MEAIAKHRFAGISPQKARLVADQVRGKSVDQALEILTFSNKKAAVLVKKVLESAIANAEHNEGADIDDLNVAKIFVDEGPIMKRIMPRAKGRADRILKRSSHITIVVADR; via the coding sequence ATGGAAGCTATTGCTAAACATCGTTTTGCCGGTATTTCACCACAGAAAGCTCGCCTAGTTGCGGACCAAGTACGTGGTAAATCTGTAGACCAAGCTCTAGAAATCCTAACTTTCAGCAACAAAAAAGCTGCTGTATTAGTGAAGAAAGTTCTTGAGTCTGCAATCGCAAACGCTGAACACAACGAAGGTGCAGATATCGACGATCTAAATGTCGCTAAAATCTTCGTAGATGAAGGCCCTATCATGAAGCGTATTATGCCTCGTGCTAAAGGTCGTGCAGATCGCATCTTGAAGCGTTCAAGCCACATCACTATCGTTGTAGCTGATCGTTAA
- the rplW gene encoding 50S ribosomal protein L23 yields MINEERLLKVLRGPLISEKATMAAEGNNTIVFKVAINATKKEIKAAVEKLFEVEVKSVNTLITKGKTKRQGLRQGRRSDVKKAYVILKEGQDLDFVGGAE; encoded by the coding sequence ATGATCAATGAAGAGCGTCTACTAAAAGTTCTACGTGGCCCACTAATCTCTGAAAAAGCAACAATGGCTGCTGAAGGCAATAACACTATTGTTTTCAAAGTAGCAATTAATGCAACTAAAAAAGAGATTAAAGCAGCTGTAGAAAAGTTGTTTGAAGTTGAAGTTAAGTCTGTAAATACTCTTATCACTAAGGGTAAAACTAAACGTCAAGGTTTACGCCAAGGCCGTCGTTCTGACGTGAAAAAAGCGTACGTAATCTTGAAAGAAGGTCAAGACTTAGACTTCGTTGGCGGCGCGGAATAA
- the rpsS gene encoding 30S ribosomal protein S19 encodes MPRSLKKGPFIDLHLLKKVEKAVESGDKKPVKTWSRRSMIIPTMINLTIAVHNGRQHVPVFVTEDMIGHKLGEFAPTRTYRGHAADKKAKKR; translated from the coding sequence ATGCCACGTTCTCTCAAGAAAGGTCCTTTTATTGACCTACACTTGCTGAAGAAGGTAGAGAAAGCGGTGGAAAGCGGAGACAAAAAGCCTGTTAAGACTTGGTCCCGTCGTTCAATGATCATTCCAACAATGATCAACTTGACCATCGCTGTCCATAATGGTCGCCAACATGTACCAGTTTTCGTAACAGAAGACATGATCGGTCACAAGTTGGGCGAATTTGCACCTACACGTACTTATCGCGGCCACGCTGCTGATAAGAAAGCGAAAAAGCGTTAA
- the rplD gene encoding 50S ribosomal protein L4 — MELMVKGADALTVSETTFGREFNEALVHQVVVAYAAGARQGTRAQKTRSEVSGGGAKPWRQKGTGRARAGTIRSPIWRTGGVTFAAKPQDHSQKVNKKMYRGALKSILSELVRQDRLIVVDNFSVEAPKTKELVAKLKELELNDVLIVTGEVDENLFLAARNLYKVDARDVAGIDPVSLVAFDKVLMTAAAVKQVEEMLA, encoded by the coding sequence ATGGAATTAATGGTTAAAGGTGCTGATGCACTAACTGTTTCCGAAACTACTTTCGGACGTGAGTTTAACGAAGCTCTTGTACACCAAGTAGTTGTTGCATATGCAGCAGGTGCTCGTCAAGGCACTCGTGCTCAAAAAACACGTTCAGAAGTATCTGGCGGTGGCGCTAAGCCATGGCGTCAAAAAGGTACAGGCCGAGCTCGTGCGGGTACTATTCGTAGCCCAATCTGGCGTACAGGTGGTGTTACTTTTGCTGCGAAACCACAAGATCACAGCCAAAAAGTAAACAAAAAAATGTACCGTGGTGCTCTTAAGAGCATTCTTTCTGAGTTAGTTCGTCAAGATCGTCTGATCGTTGTAGACAACTTCTCAGTTGAAGCACCAAAAACTAAAGAGCTAGTTGCTAAGCTTAAAGAGCTTGAGCTTAACGATGTTCTTATCGTAACTGGCGAAGTAGACGAGAATCTATTCTTAGCTGCTCGTAACCTATACAAAGTTGACGCACGTGACGTTGCTGGTATTGATCCAGTATCTCTAGTTGCATTCGACAAGGTTCTAATGACTGCAGCTGCAGTTAAGCAAGTTGAGGAGATGCTGGCATGA
- the tuf gene encoding elongation factor Tu has translation MSKEKFERTKPHVNVGTIGHVDHGKTTLTAAICTTLAKIYGGVAKDFASIDNAPEERERGITISTSHVEYDTPARHYAHVDCPGHADYVKNMITGAAQMDGGILVVAATDGPMPQTREHILLGRQVGIPYIIVFMNKCDMVDDEELLELVEMEVRELLSEYDFPGDDLPVIQGSALGALNGEKEWEDKIVELAEALDSYIPEPERAVDQPFLLPIEDVFSIQGRGTVVTGRIERGILRVGDEVEIVGIKETTMTTCTGVEMFRKLLDEGRAGENVGALLRGTKRDDVERGQVLAAKGSINPHTKFESEVYVLSKDEGGRHTPFFKGYRPQFYFRTTDVTGDITLPEGVEMVMPGDNVQMTVELIAPIAMDEGLRFAIREGGRTVGAGVVAKIFA, from the coding sequence GTGTCTAAAGAAAAATTTGAACGTACGAAACCGCACGTAAACGTTGGTACTATCGGCCACGTTGACCACGGTAAAACAACTCTAACAGCTGCTATCTGTACTACACTTGCAAAAATCTACGGCGGTGTAGCTAAAGATTTCGCATCAATCGATAACGCTCCTGAAGAGCGCGAGCGTGGTATCACAATCTCAACTTCTCACGTTGAGTACGATACTCCTGCACGTCACTACGCACACGTTGACTGTCCTGGACACGCCGATTATGTTAAAAACATGATCACTGGTGCTGCTCAAATGGATGGTGGTATCCTAGTTGTTGCTGCAACAGATGGTCCAATGCCACAAACTCGTGAGCACATCCTACTTGGTCGTCAAGTTGGTATCCCTTACATCATCGTATTCATGAACAAATGTGACATGGTTGATGATGAAGAGCTTCTAGAACTAGTTGAAATGGAAGTTCGTGAACTTCTTTCTGAGTACGACTTCCCAGGTGATGATCTACCAGTAATTCAAGGTTCAGCTCTTGGCGCTCTAAACGGCGAAAAAGAGTGGGAAGACAAGATCGTTGAGCTTGCAGAAGCACTAGATTCTTACATCCCAGAACCAGAGCGTGCTGTTGACCAACCGTTCCTACTACCAATTGAAGATGTATTCTCAATCCAAGGTCGTGGTACAGTTGTAACTGGTCGTATCGAGCGCGGTATCCTACGCGTAGGTGACGAAGTAGAAATCGTTGGTATCAAAGAAACAACAATGACTACTTGTACAGGTGTTGAAATGTTCCGTAAACTGCTTGACGAAGGTCGTGCAGGTGAGAACGTTGGTGCACTACTACGTGGTACTAAGCGTGATGACGTTGAACGTGGCCAAGTACTTGCTGCTAAAGGTTCAATCAACCCACACACTAAATTTGAGTCAGAAGTGTACGTTCTTTCTAAAGATGAAGGCGGCCGTCACACTCCTTTCTTCAAAGGTTACCGTCCACAGTTCTACTTCCGTACAACTGACGTAACAGGCGACATCACTCTACCTGAAGGCGTAGAAATGGTAATGCCAGGTGACAACGTTCAAATGACGGTTGAGCTAATCGCTCCAATCGCAATGGACGAAGGTCTACGCTTCGCGATCCGTGAAGGTGGCCGTACAGTTGGTGCTGGTGTTGTTGCTAAAATCTTCGCTTAA
- the tusC gene encoding sulfurtransferase complex subunit TusC: protein MNRLGFVFQSAPHSTSKGREGLDAILAASAYSEDIQIFFIGDGVLQLLKNQEPEKILSRDYISGFKMLELYDLEEIFVCQNAMSNRGIKEEYLLIDVDSISNKDINEKLSQCDQVMVF, encoded by the coding sequence ATGAATCGACTTGGATTTGTATTTCAATCGGCACCACACTCAACATCAAAGGGTAGAGAAGGGCTAGATGCAATATTAGCAGCCTCTGCTTACAGTGAAGATATTCAAATCTTCTTTATTGGAGATGGTGTGTTACAGCTACTTAAGAATCAAGAACCCGAAAAGATTTTATCTAGGGATTATATTTCAGGATTTAAAATGCTTGAACTTTATGATCTTGAAGAGATATTTGTTTGTCAGAATGCAATGAGTAACCGCGGCATAAAAGAAGAATACCTTTTGATTGATGTTGATAGCATTTCAAATAAAGACATAAATGAAAAGCTGTCTCAATGTGATCAAGTTATGGTGTTTTAA
- the tusB gene encoding sulfurtransferase complex subunit TusB, producing MMLHILTSTDNLQSLHNKELPVNNENDVIIFTQDSVYAAIKDHKDHSLILSFKHCYFLQEDIEARGVTKLIDDKIQRVNYSAFVSLTQDHFPIVTW from the coding sequence ATGATGCTACATATACTAACAAGTACCGATAATCTCCAATCACTTCATAATAAAGAATTACCTGTCAATAATGAGAATGACGTCATCATTTTTACGCAAGACAGTGTATACGCAGCAATTAAAGATCATAAAGATCATTCATTGATCTTATCATTTAAACACTGCTATTTTTTACAAGAAGACATCGAAGCAAGAGGCGTAACTAAACTTATTGATGATAAAATTCAACGAGTTAATTACAGCGCTTTTGTTTCTTTAACCCAAGATCATTTTCCTATAGTGACTTGGTAA
- the rpsJ gene encoding 30S ribosomal protein S10: MQNQRIRIRLKAFDYKLIDQSTAEIVETAKRTGAQVRGPIPLPTRKERFTVLTSPHVNKDARDQYEIRTHKRLIDIVEPTDKTVDALMRLDLAAGVDVQISLG, translated from the coding sequence ATGCAGAACCAACGTATTCGTATCCGCCTAAAGGCATTCGATTATAAACTAATCGATCAGTCTACAGCGGAGATCGTTGAAACAGCTAAGCGCACTGGCGCTCAGGTTCGTGGTCCTATTCCACTACCTACTCGTAAAGAGCGTTTTACTGTTCTTACTTCTCCTCACGTTAACAAAGACGCACGTGACCAGTACGAAATCCGTACTCACAAGCGTTTAATCGACATTGTTGAGCCAACAGATAAAACTGTTGACGCACTAATGCGTTTAGACCTTGCTGCTGGCGTTGATGTTCAAATTAGCCTAGGTTAA
- the rplC gene encoding 50S ribosomal protein L3, protein MIGLVGRKVGMTRIFTEEGVSIPVTVVEVEANRVSQVKTVETDGYNAIQVTCGSKKANRVSKPEAGHFAKAGVEAGRGLWEFRLENGEEFAVGAELTVEVFNEIKKVDVTGTSKGKGFQGAVKRWNFRTQDMTHGNSLSHRAPGSIGQCQTPGRVFKGKKMAGHMGAERVTTQNLEIVRVDAERNLLLIKGAVPGSTGGNVIVKPAVKA, encoded by the coding sequence ATGATTGGTCTAGTCGGTCGTAAAGTGGGCATGACCCGCATCTTTACCGAAGAAGGCGTTTCTATCCCAGTAACTGTTGTTGAAGTTGAAGCTAACCGTGTTTCTCAAGTGAAAACTGTTGAAACTGATGGCTACAATGCAATCCAAGTTACTTGTGGTTCTAAGAAAGCTAACCGCGTATCTAAACCTGAAGCTGGTCACTTTGCGAAAGCAGGTGTTGAAGCAGGTCGTGGTCTTTGGGAATTCCGTTTAGAAAACGGTGAAGAATTCGCAGTAGGCGCTGAGCTAACTGTTGAAGTTTTCAACGAAATCAAAAAAGTAGACGTTACTGGTACATCTAAAGGTAAGGGCTTCCAAGGCGCTGTTAAGCGTTGGAACTTCCGTACTCAAGATATGACTCACGGTAACTCTTTGTCTCACCGTGCACCGGGTTCAATTGGCCAATGTCAAACTCCAGGTCGCGTATTCAAAGGCAAAAAAATGGCAGGTCACATGGGTGCTGAGCGTGTTACGACTCAAAACCTAGAGATCGTACGTGTTGACGCTGAGCGCAATCTGCTTCTTATTAAAGGTGCAGTACCAGGCTCAACAGGTGGCAACGTGATCGTTAAACCAGCTGTTAAAGCATAA
- the tusD gene encoding sulfurtransferase complex subunit TusD translates to MSLVYGLVVNGPAYGSQASRKAFQFAEAVLAQGHSIKKVFFYQEGVLNASSLILPANDEVDITKQWQDLAQRHDIELETCVAAALRRGVIGEDEASQHQLKQHNLAVGFQQAGLGGLATALLKFDRVVQF, encoded by the coding sequence GTGAGTTTGGTGTATGGACTTGTTGTAAATGGGCCTGCCTATGGTTCACAGGCATCAAGAAAAGCCTTTCAATTTGCAGAAGCAGTATTAGCTCAAGGACACAGCATCAAAAAGGTGTTCTTTTATCAGGAAGGGGTGTTAAATGCGTCTTCTCTGATTTTACCTGCTAATGATGAAGTTGATATCACTAAGCAGTGGCAGGATCTAGCACAACGTCATGATATTGAATTAGAAACGTGTGTCGCTGCAGCATTACGACGTGGTGTTATTGGTGAAGACGAAGCAAGTCAGCATCAATTAAAGCAACATAATTTAGCTGTTGGGTTCCAGCAAGCAGGGTTAGGTGGTTTAGCTACGGCGCTATTGAAGTTTGACCGTGTTGTTCAGTTTTGA
- a CDS encoding helix-turn-helix transcriptional regulator, which produces MNIENTAEESFSEVVPFTEFDHHILRSYEAVVDGIASLIGNYCEIVLHSLEDINKSAIRIANGENTGRKVGSPITDLALQMLKDIERSKRNFSRSYFTRAKGGVLMKSITVAIRNGDERIIGLLCININLDAPFSQVLQSFMPSEEANEAASSVNFASDVDELVDQTVKRTIDEINADKEVGNNAKNKQIVMDLYDKGIFDIKDAINRVADQLNISKHTVYLYIRQRKTEDGEK; this is translated from the coding sequence ATGAATATTGAGAATACTGCGGAAGAAAGTTTTTCTGAAGTGGTGCCATTTACAGAGTTTGACCATCACATTTTGCGCTCTTATGAAGCAGTGGTGGATGGAATTGCCAGTTTAATCGGTAACTATTGTGAAATCGTTTTACACTCATTAGAAGATATCAATAAATCAGCAATTCGAATTGCTAATGGCGAGAATACAGGACGTAAAGTTGGCTCTCCAATCACCGATTTAGCGTTACAAATGTTGAAAGATATTGAACGTTCTAAACGTAATTTTTCTCGCTCTTATTTCACCCGAGCAAAGGGTGGAGTGCTAATGAAGTCAATCACTGTTGCAATTCGTAACGGGGATGAAAGAATCATTGGTTTACTGTGTATTAATATCAATTTGGATGCACCTTTTTCACAAGTATTGCAATCATTTATGCCAAGTGAAGAAGCCAATGAAGCAGCATCAAGTGTTAACTTTGCAAGTGATGTAGATGAGCTTGTTGATCAAACAGTAAAACGCACGATTGATGAGATTAATGCAGATAAAGAAGTCGGCAACAATGCTAAGAATAAACAAATCGTAATGGATTTATACGATAAAGGCATTTTTGATATTAAAGACGCGATTAACCGTGTTGCTGACCAATTGAATATTTCTAAACACACCGTGTATCTTTATATTCGTCAAAGAAAAACAGAGGACGGTGAAAAGTGA